From a region of the Gossypium raimondii isolate GPD5lz chromosome 10, ASM2569854v1, whole genome shotgun sequence genome:
- the LOC105776114 gene encoding cell wall integrity protein scw1: MAGAGIHPYHQQWPPAPAPPPPPATATAVPPPPPPVHHPPPVSSHDEVRTIFITGLPEDVKERELQNLLRWLPGYEASQVNYKGEKPMGFALFSSAQLAIAAKDALQEMVFDAESKSVLHIEMAKKNLFVKRGIVADSNSYDQSKRLRTGGDYSHSAYTTPPPFHPPPAPVWGPHGYLSPTPPYDPYGGYPVPPVPMPTPTPVPAPSSYVPVQNTKDNPPCNTLFIGNLGENINEEELRGLFSAQPGFKQMKILRQERHTVCFIEFEDVNSASNVHHSLQGAVIPSSGSIGMRIQYSKNPFGKRKDSNHPIASPGANGAPPAMTYQ; this comes from the exons ATGGCGGGTGCTGGAATCCACCCTTATCACCAGCAGTGGCCGCCGGCACCAGCTCCTCCGCCCCCTCCAGCCACAGCAACAGCGGTTCCTCCACCGCCTCCTCCTGTCCACCATCCTCCACCCGTTTCTTCTCATGATGAG GTTCGGACCATCTTCATTACTGGTCTTCCTGAAGACGTCAAAGAGAGAGAGCTACAGAATTTACTGAGATGGCTTCCAGGGTATGAAGCTTCGCAGGTGAACTACAAGGGAGAAAAACCTATGGGTTTTGCTCTCTTCTCAAGTGCACAACTCGCAATTGCTGCCAAAGATGCCCTTCAG GAAATGGTTTTTGATGCTGAGTCAAAATCGGTATTGCACATAGAGATGGCGAAGAAGAATCTATTTGTTAAAAGAG GAATTGTAGCAGATTCTAATTCGTATGATCAAAGCAAACGTTTGCGAACTGGTGGCGATTATTCACACAGTGCTTATACTACTCCACCTCCGTTTCACCCTCCTCCTGCCCCTGTTTGGGGCCCACATGG GTATTTATCTCCAACTCCTCCATATGATCCTTATGGAGGTTATCCTGTTCCTCCAGTGCCAATGCCTACCCCTACTCCTGTACCAGCTCCTAGCAGTTATGTGCCTGTTCAG AACACCAAAGATAACCCTCCTTGCAATACCTTATTTATTGGCAATCTTGGAGAGAATATTAATGAGGAAGAACTACGGGGCTTATTTAGCGC TCAACCTGGTTTTAAGCAAATGAAGATCTTGAGACAAGAAAGGCATACTGTTTGCTTTATAGAGTTTGAA GATGTGAATTCTGCAAGCAATGTGCACCACAGTTTGCAGGGTGCTGTGATCCCTAGTTCTGGTTCTATTGGCATGCGAATACA ATATTCCAAGAATCCTTTCGGTAAAAGGAAAGACTCCAATCATCCCATTGCTTCTCCTGGTGCCAATGGGGCTCCACCAGCTATGACTTACCAGTAG
- the LOC105776113 gene encoding WEB family protein At1g12150 gives MVNIYRRANSERIPKSSGSGSPKAEVGEIDTRAPFQSVKAAVSLFGEVAVTKERRTPRRSRLSSENVIDKETQLLLAEKEFNNMKQKLESAEATKAKAESELESAKKTLQDLAEKLKAVTESKQSAIEATEAVREQGTQLEFQKPQNNQECEGRKKELESAREQYIAVATELDAKKQELNKVRQDFDTALEVKLAAFQQAAEAQLSAKMHSERVTELTKQITVMKEAIKQVKFATQQVYKEQESIAADKEMLQKSYESAKEEAEKKLKAAREAYDPELARSLEEKLKETTEEVEALQDEMKKVHAMEMDSVRVLTSELNEATTTLQMVADEECSLRNLVSSIRMELEEVKRQQRESEMKIQNESEKEALSADHNIRLQQLLLETENARNETQQMKKNMETLKKEAEEAETAVKDLKQKLELALQQAEEAKAAEKKALDEMRLLEKGTGRGKIKISKEEFEALKKKVEEYGNSSEQKIAAAMAELEAINASKNEADEKVVENLQAIEEIKAATEMAEKSAMTAEAAKSVLEGELRRRRQQEEVVATSS, from the exons ATGGTGAACATTTACCGCCGGGCCAACAGCGAACGCATCCCAAAATCCTCTGGTTCAGGTTCACCAAAGGCAGAGGTAGGAGAGATTGATACCAGAGCACCATTTCAATCCGTCAAAGCTGCCGTTAGTTTATTTGGAGAAGTAGCCGTCACCAAGGAAAGACGCACGCCCAGAAGATCAAGACTTTCTTCAGAg AATGTAATAGACAAAGAGACGCAGCTTCTTCTAGCAGAGAAAGAGTTCAACAACATGAAGCAAAAGCTAGAGAGCGCCGAAGCTACCAAGGCGAAAGCGGAATCTGAGCTCGAAAGCGCCAAGAAAACATTGCAGGATTTGGCCGAGAAACTCAAAGCGGTGACGGAGTCGAAGCAATCGGCGATCGAAGCGACCGAAGCGGTGAGGGAACAAGGCACTCAACTTGAATTCCAGAAACCGCAGAACAACCAAGAATGCGAGGGGAGGAAGAAGGAGTTGGAGTCAGCGAGGGAGCAATACATCGCCGTCGCGACGGAACTCGATGCCAAGAAGCAAGAGCTGAATAAAGTCAGGCAGGATTTCGACACGGCGTTGGAAGTGAAATTGGCGGCGTTTCAGCAGGCGGCGGAGGCGCAGCTCTCGGCTAAAATGCATTCCGAGAGGGTTACCGAGCTGACGAAGCAAATCACGGTGATGAAGGAAGCGATTAAGCAAGTGAAATTCGCTACGCAACAAGTGTACAAAGAGCAGGAGAGCATAGCGGCGGATAAAGAAATGTTGCAGAAATCTTATGAGAGTGCTAAAGAGGAAGCGGAGAAGAAATTGAAGGCTGCGAGGGAAGCGTATGATCCAGAGCTAGCGAGATCTCTTGAGGAGAAGCTTAAGGAAACCACGGAGGAGGTCGAAGCGTTGCAAGATGAGATGAAGAAAGTTCATGCTATGGAAATGGATTCCGTTAGGGTTTTGACATCGGAACTTAACGAAGCTACGACGACGCTGCAAATGGTGGCCGACGAAGAGTGTTCCCTTCGGAATTTAGTGAGCTCCATTAGGATGGAACTTGAAGAGGTGAAGAGGCAACAACGAGAGAGTGAAATGAAGATCCAAAATGAAAGCGAAAAAGAAGCTCTTAGTGCTGATCATAACATTAGGCTTCAACAGCTTTTATTAGAAACAGAGAATGCTAGAAATGAAACTCAACAGATGAAGAAGAACATGGAAACGCTGAAGAAAGAAGCCGAAGAGGCTGAAACGGCAGTGAAGGACTTAAAGCAAAAGCTAGAACTCGCTTTACAACAAGCCGAGGAAGCGAAAGCGGCGGAGAAGAAGGCGCTCGACGAAATGCGGCTATTAGAAAAGGGGACCGGTAGGGGAAAGATAAAGATATCCAAAGAAGAATTCGAAGCGTTGAAAAAGAAAGTAGAGGAGTATGGGAATTCATCGGAGCAGAAAATAGCTGCTGCAATGGCGGAGCTGGAAGCGATAAACGCGAGCAAAAACGAAGCGGATGAGAAGGTGGTAGAGAATTTGCAGGCAATCGAGGAAATCAAGGCCGCGACAGAGATGGCGGAGAAATCGGCGATGACAGCGGAGGCGGCAAAGAGCGTTCTCGAGGGTGAACTTAGAAGACGGCGTCAACAAGAAGAGGTAGTTGCAACATCGTCTTAA